A region of the Littorina saxatilis isolate snail1 linkage group LG12, US_GU_Lsax_2.0, whole genome shotgun sequence genome:
CAATATTATGACACTGTGGAGGTACACGGGACCACGGGAGAAGATGTACAGTATGCCATTTGTATCATGACACTGTAggggttggttgattggttatTGTTTTTATCGTCCCTACAAACCAATATGACTATCCGAGACAGCACTGTAGGGGAAAGCGGGACACAGTTGGTGTCATTATGAAACTAGAGGGGGCACAGGACACGGTGGGAGTCATGAAACTACGGGAAAGCGGCACAAGGCGCCTGTCATTATGAAACATCGCGAACACAGGATAACGTGGCTGTCATTATGAAACGAGGGGAACACAGGATAAAGATGGCGACACGTCTGACGTAGGACTCCTAGCGGTGCTCGTGCTCTCCGTCTCTGTGGTGAGGTCAAAGGCCGACTTGCTGTGCGAGAAGAGTCTGCAGGGCGACAGGGCGGGCTTGAGGGGCATGCTGGCCCGATCAAAGCCCAGGTTCCTCAGCTCCGCTTCGAACTGCGCCAGCTGCATCATGAAGCCCGCGTTGGGCGAGATGATGTGGCGGCGGGCTCTGACGTAAGCGAACGCGTCATCGAGGCGGAGAGCTCTGGAGTACATGAGGTAGGCGAGACAGACGGTGGCGGACCGGCTGATCCCTCCCCGACAGTGCACCAGGACCTTGCCCCCTCGCTGCTTCTCTTGCTCTGTGgagtgaacacacacaataatatatatatcacaAAGCACGATAGGATTACTTCAATCCGTAGATTGTGCCGCACCCACTGGTCACAAATAAAAATGCATGTACAAATTGCCCTAAAGTGTTGCTTTTGACCATTGCAAACATTTACTAGCTTTATTTGtcaccaacatttttttttaaaggttggACACTTCAGTTTAAAATAAAAAGGATTCTAAATAAAAATCGATCGATACAAAACGGTTATTTGTCaattttaccaaaatatgatattttacacataATCTCGACAGTCTTTGTTTACCTCGACAGttggcgcggtctcggaggaacacgtGACTGTCtggatctgtgtaaaatgtcacattttggtcaaaagTCTCGGAGTAACACTGACTGTctagatctgtgtaaaatgtcacattttgGTCAACAGTCTCGGAGGAGCACCGACTGTCGAGATCTGCGTAAAATGTCATTTCTTGGTCAAAAAAACCcaaataacgtatattaaaTGTCACAGCTCACCGATAAATTGAAAGGCGTCGGAGGAACACTGAATGTttagatctgtgtaaaatgtcatattttggtcaaaagtcTCGGAGAAACACTGACTGGGTAGATCTGTgtgaaatgtcatattttggtgaAAGGTACACAGAACGAATATTAACTGACGCAACTCACCGATAAACTGAAAGGCGTCGGAGAACCAGGTGGAGAGATCAGCACAATTGCTGTCCTCCACCGGGATGACCTTGTAGCGGAAGTCGTGCGGGAAGTGGTTCCTGCAGCACGTGCTGACGTTCAAGATGGCGGTGATGCTGACGTCCTGCAGCTGTTCCTTCATGCTGGCGTGGCTGGCGTCGCCGATGTACAGGTAGGGTAGCAGTTCCACGGGGGATATCTGAACACATACGGGAAGCAGCGCTGTTTAGAATGCAGAATTCAGGTAGGGTACCGGTTCCATGGGGGATATCTGAACACATACGGGAAGCAGCGCTGTTTAGAATGCAGAATACAGGTAGGGTAGCAGTTCCACGGGGGATATCTGAACACATACGGGAAGCAGCGCTGTTTAGAATGCAGAATTCAGGTAGGGTACCTGTTCCATGGGGGATATCTGAACACATACGGTTTAGAATGCAGAATAGCTTACTGAATCACCGATTTTTAGGTAGGGTAGGAGATATCTCTGAGCTCAAATGGGAAGCAGCGCTGTTTAGAATGCAGAATACAGTTATGGTAGCAGTTCCACGGGGGATATCTGAAGCAGTGCCGTTTATAATACGGAACTTCAATGGGTAGCAGAGCTGTTTAGAATACGGCTAGGGTACCAGTTCCACGGGGGATATCTGAACACATACTGGAAACAGCGCTGTTTAGAATGCAGGTAGGGTAGCAGTTCCCTGGGGGATATCTGAACACATACTGGAAACAGTGCTGTTTAGAGTTAAGAAAACAGGTAGGGTACGAGATGCACAGGAGATTTTGTTCTTTAAAAATAAACCATTTCTGATTAGAATACAGAGTATATATAGGAGTTGCAAAGGAGATATCTGAACACATATGGGAAACATGCATGCAGAATACAGgtagctcgctgcacaaagctttggcattga
Encoded here:
- the LOC138983081 gene encoding dual specificity protein phosphatase 1-like — encoded protein: MDVKSPPAFLSPRELGRMMEGRPSSVQPVDCRSFLHYNSDRITGSVNIFCPPLVKKRFCSSLLPLDNMLSAETRATLCRPGVGVVVLYDDDSDEESWQTPRCDLQLVMDSLVTFFQHHDLAFFVLAGGYSCFQRECPHLCSSHTSLSGQLKSLDRIHVHTPHPQSQTHPSAHMSFHTISPVELLPYLYIGDASHASMKEQLQDVSITAILNVSTCCRNHFPHDFRYKVIPVEDSNCADLSTWFSDAFQFIEQEKQRGGKVLVHCRGGISRSATVCLAYLMYSRALRLDDAFAYVRARRHIISPNAGFMMQLAQFEAELRNLGFDRASMPLKPALSPCRLFSHSKSAFDLTTETESTSTARSPTSDVSPSLSCVPLVS